A single region of the Triticum dicoccoides isolate Atlit2015 ecotype Zavitan chromosome 2B, WEW_v2.0, whole genome shotgun sequence genome encodes:
- the LOC119362662 gene encoding uncharacterized protein LOC119362662, translating to MDQVFGAEYVFLHVRRSNRAGLNLYTSTLGYQIHDIEAKYYADGEDAYDMRKMLRQPVPKKHHRHHAGRGCCSHESPTAAAAGSSPTSPSPEKKADEREVSNHRCQIWRATEPPLQTDHVAPVGHPPTREGLRHHGMGMLLPATARWALRRRPDRGKWAAAGRGAYPPCSQREPRAEEAARMSSAGSAGLGREACLAQVARLWTSKSGRIRGCWSGARLLDVRSMGSG from the coding sequence ATGGACCAGGTCTTCGGCGCCGAGTACGTCTTCCTCCACGTCCGTCGCTCCAACCGCGCCGGCTTGAACCTCTACACCTCCACCCTCGGCTACCAGATCCACGACATCGAGGCCAAGTACTATGCTGACGGCGAGGACGCCTACGACATGCGCAAGATGCTGCGTCAGCCCGTGCCCAAGAagcaccaccgccaccacgccggCCGCGGCTGCTGCTCCCACGAATCCCCTACTGCCGCGGCCGCCGGCTCGTCCCCGACTTCCCcttcgccggagaagaaggccgacgaACGCGAAGTCTCCAATCACCGCTGCCAGATCTGGCGAGCAACCGAGCCACCACTGCAAACCGACCATGTAGCCCCCGTCGGCCACCCACCCACCAGAGAGGGGCTCCGCCACCACGGCATGGGGATGCTGCTCCCCGCCACCGCGCGCTGGGCCCTCCGCCGCAGGCCCGACCGTGGCAAGTGGGCCGCAGCTGGACGAGGCGCTTACCCTCCTTGCAGTCAACGCGAGCCGCGAGCAGAGGAAGCAGCGAGGATGAGCAGTGCGGGGTCGGCCGGACTTGGAAGGGAAGCATGCCTGGCGCAGGTGGCGAGGCTGTGGACGTCCAAATCGGGACGGATCCGAGGCTGTTGGTCGGGGGCGAGGCTGCTGGACGTCCGGAGCATGGGCAGCGGCTGA